In Rhodanobacter humi, the following are encoded in one genomic region:
- the erpA gene encoding iron-sulfur cluster insertion protein ErpA, with protein MDTVLQLPVVPDYRSSGAPLLFTEAAARKVHELIAEEGNPALKLRVYISGGGCSGFQYGFTFDEAQAEDDFALEREGVTLLCDPLSLQYLTGAEIDYSENLGGAQFVIRNPNAKTTCGCGSSFSA; from the coding sequence ATGGATACCGTCCTCCAGCTTCCCGTCGTTCCCGACTACCGCAGCAGCGGCGCGCCGCTGCTGTTCACCGAGGCCGCCGCGCGCAAGGTGCACGAGCTGATCGCGGAGGAGGGCAATCCCGCGCTGAAGCTTCGCGTGTACATCTCCGGCGGCGGCTGCTCGGGCTTCCAGTACGGCTTCACCTTCGACGAGGCCCAGGCCGAGGACGACTTCGCGCTGGAACGCGAGGGCGTGACCCTGCTGTGCGATCCGCTGTCGCTGCAATACCTCACCGGCGCCGAGATCGACTACAGCGAGAACCTGGGCGGTGCGCAGTTCGTGATACGCAATCCGAACGCGAAGACCACCTGCGGCTGCGGCTCCTCGTTCTCCGCCTGA
- a CDS encoding LacI family DNA-binding transcriptional regulator — MTRATIDDVARASGTSKKTVSRVLNNEPNVRDTVRERVLAAMAQLHYRPLTSARSLATNRSFMIGLLYDNRSPSYIMEVQTGVLEACEAQHYSMMVQPLVSAATDFVERVEDILSRHRPDGLILTPPITDHPQLLARLRQGGLPFASIAPRHPGDCIGVMLREREAAAAMVDHLVSLGHRRIAHILGDPEHGAGIWRLAGFRDGLRRAGLQENPAYMVQGRFSFDSGVAAMRQLLALPQRPTALFAADDDMAVGAIWAAAEAGVSVPGEVSICGFDDTTIATQVWPPLTTVHQPVREMGRRATEELLLRVLDKGEPRMVEVDYEMRIRASTAAPA, encoded by the coding sequence ATGACGCGCGCGACCATCGACGACGTCGCCCGCGCCTCGGGCACCTCGAAAAAAACCGTGTCGCGTGTACTCAACAACGAGCCGAACGTGCGCGACACCGTGCGCGAGCGCGTGCTGGCCGCCATGGCGCAACTCCATTACCGCCCGCTCACCTCGGCGCGCAGCCTGGCGACCAACCGCTCCTTCATGATCGGCCTGCTGTACGACAACCGTTCGCCCAGCTACATCATGGAAGTGCAGACCGGCGTGCTGGAGGCCTGCGAGGCGCAGCACTACAGCATGATGGTGCAGCCGCTGGTCTCGGCGGCGACGGACTTCGTCGAGCGGGTCGAGGACATCCTGTCGCGGCACCGGCCCGACGGGCTGATCCTCACGCCGCCGATCACCGACCACCCGCAGCTGCTGGCACGCCTGCGCCAGGGCGGCCTGCCGTTCGCCTCGATCGCGCCGCGCCATCCCGGGGACTGCATCGGCGTGATGCTGCGCGAACGCGAGGCCGCCGCGGCGATGGTGGATCACCTGGTGTCGTTGGGCCACCGCCGCATCGCGCATATCCTCGGCGATCCCGAACACGGCGCCGGCATCTGGCGTCTGGCCGGTTTTCGCGACGGCCTCCGTCGCGCGGGACTGCAGGAAAACCCCGCGTACATGGTCCAGGGCCGGTTCTCCTTCGACTCGGGCGTGGCCGCCATGCGCCAGTTGCTGGCGCTGCCGCAGCGGCCGACCGCGCTCTTCGCGGCGGACGACGACATGGCCGTCGGCGCGATCTGGGCCGCCGCGGAAGCGGGCGTGTCGGTGCCCGGCGAGGTATCCATCTGCGGCTTCGACGACACCACGATCGCCACCCAGGTGTGGCCGCCGCTGACCACCGTCCACCAGCCCGTGCGCGAAATGGGCCGGCGCGCCACCGAGGAACTGCTGCTGCGCGTGCTGGACAAGGGCGAGCCGCGGATGGTCGAAGTTGACTACGAAATGCGCATCCGCGCCTCGACCGCGGCGCCGGCCTGA
- a CDS encoding APC family permease — translation MTPRLQFKRTALHPTHNGKADMPDPSASKPVRSDGFHRSIGLFSGTAINMTQMCGIGPFITIPIMVATMGGPQAMIGWIAGALLAVADGLVWAELGAAMPGSGGTYVYLREAFQYRTGKLMPFLFIWTVLLTIPLLMSTGIIGMVEYLEYFFPHLGWWPVHLVSLAATGLVTWLLYRRIESIRAITIALWVIMLVSVIGVSAAGFSDFHPEFAFSYPAGAFGSHFFVGLGAGLILGIYDYLGYFTTAYMGDELRNPGRTMPGSIIISIIAMMVVYLVLNLSVLGVAPWQEIAQSRSVASLVVERSWGHLAAAGMTVLIIVTAFASVFAGLLGGSRVPFQAAHEKVFLSVFGKLHAKHGFPHVALLTMGVVTAIGTFFDLTEVINMLLAATIIVQSIAQIAALVVLRKRQPLLIRPYRQWLYPIPCVMALLGWIYVYVSASAMSLILSGAWIVAGLVVFAIWARVNRCWPFAPVEIREAYLGND, via the coding sequence ATGACGCCACGGCTGCAGTTCAAGCGCACCGCGTTGCATCCAACCCACAACGGCAAGGCAGACATGCCAGATCCCAGCGCATCCAAGCCCGTCCGCAGCGACGGCTTCCACCGATCGATCGGCCTGTTCTCGGGCACCGCGATCAACATGACCCAGATGTGCGGCATCGGGCCGTTCATCACCATCCCGATCATGGTCGCCACCATGGGCGGGCCGCAGGCGATGATCGGCTGGATCGCCGGCGCCCTCCTCGCGGTGGCCGACGGCCTGGTCTGGGCGGAGCTGGGCGCCGCCATGCCCGGCTCCGGCGGCACCTATGTCTACCTGCGCGAAGCGTTCCAGTACCGCACGGGCAAGCTGATGCCGTTCCTGTTCATCTGGACGGTGCTGCTGACGATCCCGCTGCTGATGTCGACCGGCATCATCGGCATGGTCGAGTACCTGGAGTATTTCTTCCCGCACCTCGGCTGGTGGCCGGTGCATCTGGTCAGCCTGGCGGCGACCGGCCTCGTCACCTGGCTGCTGTACCGGCGGATCGAGTCGATCCGCGCGATCACCATCGCGTTGTGGGTGATCATGCTGGTGTCGGTGATCGGCGTGTCGGCAGCGGGCTTCTCGGACTTCCACCCGGAATTCGCCTTCAGCTACCCGGCCGGCGCATTCGGCAGCCACTTCTTCGTGGGCCTGGGCGCGGGGCTGATCCTCGGCATCTACGACTACCTCGGCTACTTCACCACCGCCTACATGGGCGACGAGCTGCGCAACCCCGGCCGCACGATGCCCGGCTCGATCATCATCTCGATCATCGCGATGATGGTCGTCTACCTCGTGCTCAACCTCAGCGTGCTTGGCGTGGCGCCGTGGCAGGAAATCGCCCAATCCAGGTCGGTGGCCTCGCTGGTGGTGGAGCGCAGCTGGGGGCACCTGGCCGCCGCGGGCATGACCGTCCTGATCATCGTGACCGCGTTCGCCTCGGTGTTCGCGGGCCTGCTCGGCGGCTCGCGCGTGCCGTTCCAGGCGGCGCACGAAAAGGTGTTCCTGTCGGTGTTCGGCAAGCTGCACGCGAAGCACGGCTTCCCGCACGTGGCCTTGCTCACGATGGGCGTGGTGACGGCGATCGGCACGTTCTTCGACCTCACCGAAGTCATCAACATGCTGCTGGCGGCCACCATCATCGTGCAATCCATCGCGCAGATCGCCGCGCTGGTGGTGCTGCGCAAGCGCCAGCCGCTGCTGATCCGGCCGTACCGGCAATGGCTGTATCCGATACCGTGCGTGATGGCGCTGCTGGGCTGGATCTACGTCTACGTGTCGGCGTCCGCGATGTCGCTGATCCTGTCCGGCGCGTGGATCGTCGCCGGCCTCGTGGTGTTCGCGATCTGGGCCAGGGTCAACCGCTGCTGGCCGTTCGCGCCGGTGGAAATCCGCGAAGCCTATCTGGGGAACGACTGA
- a CDS encoding glycosyl hydrolase 2 galactose-binding domain-containing protein, producing MRTLTRPVLLLLATLAFAPLAHAATAYAPTPVNGGAGSVTTIAHWQIQDSAKAQEGGAAISAAGFSTRDWYPVSGRATVMAGLLENGKFPDVFHSDNLRAVQVPDASGQLFVNPWWYRSEFTLAKAAAGTHTLLRTNGIVASADLWVNGHLVADHAAIAGAYPVHEFDVTRWVHAGVNTLALRVHPADPRRALTIGWVDWNPTPPDNNMGPWRGVDVVQTGPVELRFPHVASTLSLPDLARAALTVTVEARNLDTVAHAATITGEVAGVSLRQTIQLAPGQTQTATFSPGTDPALTLSHPEIWWPVGMGAHPLYDLRMAATVDGATSDKAGASFGIRSVSSHLTKQGYRQFVVNGKPLLIRGAGWAPDLFLRDDRARMEVEFSYVRNLGLNTIRSEGKLENQRFYELADRDGILILAGWECCDMWESAAKTGGKPWDAADMKVAEDSMASEARLLRNHPSVIAFLIGSDNAPPPAIAKMYVDTLHAEGWTLPVIAAAADQATAETGPSGMKMAGPYAWIPPSYWYADKLGGAFGFDSEVGAGAAIPRMEDLQRMLSPQEQEALWKYPQTRQYHASAAWSPFASLAPFDHALATRYGAPKGLADYVAKAQLDNYDNTRAEFEGFNAHMDAASPATGVIHWMLNNAWPALHWHLYDWYLNPAGAYFGAKKANEPLHIQYAYDTHGVVLVNHTLADAQGLQARIRVRNLDGSVRYERKLQGIALAGNHAQQVATLPAPAGLSRTYFVELELAAADGKPVSRNVYWLSTQADRLDWPHSNWYLTPLTQYADFTALQSLPGASSDARASVRREGARDIATVTLSLPAGSSGVALFQHLSIRQPADGQPVLPVLWSDNDVTLWPGESLTLTAHFAAQGTATPIIEVGGWNVPSRRVPVTIEHPAGADQGTTH from the coding sequence ATGCGCACCCTCACCCGACCCGTATTGCTGCTGCTCGCGACACTGGCGTTCGCGCCGCTGGCGCACGCCGCGACCGCCTACGCGCCCACGCCGGTGAACGGCGGCGCCGGCTCCGTCACCACCATCGCCCACTGGCAGATCCAGGACAGCGCCAAGGCGCAGGAAGGCGGCGCCGCGATCTCCGCCGCCGGTTTCTCCACCCGCGACTGGTATCCGGTGAGCGGCCGCGCGACGGTGATGGCGGGCCTGCTGGAGAACGGCAAGTTCCCGGATGTGTTCCACAGCGACAACCTGCGCGCGGTGCAGGTGCCGGATGCCAGCGGCCAGCTGTTCGTGAATCCGTGGTGGTACCGCAGCGAATTCACGCTGGCGAAGGCCGCCGCGGGGACGCACACGCTGTTGCGCACGAATGGCATCGTTGCCAGCGCCGACCTGTGGGTGAACGGGCATCTGGTCGCCGACCATGCCGCCATCGCCGGCGCCTATCCGGTGCACGAATTCGACGTGACGCGCTGGGTGCATGCCGGCGTCAACACGCTCGCGCTGCGCGTGCATCCGGCCGATCCGCGCCGGGCCCTGACCATCGGCTGGGTGGACTGGAACCCCACGCCGCCGGACAACAACATGGGCCCGTGGCGCGGCGTGGACGTGGTGCAGACGGGGCCGGTCGAACTGCGCTTCCCGCATGTGGCATCGACGCTGTCGCTGCCCGATCTCGCGCGCGCTGCACTGACCGTGACGGTGGAGGCACGCAACCTCGACACGGTGGCGCACGCGGCGACGATCACCGGCGAAGTCGCCGGCGTGTCGCTGCGCCAGACCATCCAGCTCGCCCCCGGCCAGACGCAGACGGCGACGTTCTCGCCCGGCACGGATCCCGCCCTCACGCTGAGCCATCCGGAAATCTGGTGGCCGGTCGGCATGGGCGCGCATCCGCTGTACGACTTGCGGATGGCCGCCACGGTCGACGGCGCGACATCCGACAAGGCCGGCGCGAGCTTCGGCATCCGCAGCGTCAGCTCGCATCTCACGAAGCAGGGCTATCGCCAGTTCGTCGTCAACGGCAAGCCACTCTTGATCCGCGGCGCCGGCTGGGCGCCGGACCTGTTCCTGCGCGACGATCGCGCGCGTATGGAGGTCGAGTTCAGCTACGTGCGCAACCTCGGCCTCAACACCATCCGCAGCGAGGGCAAGCTGGAGAACCAGCGCTTCTACGAGCTCGCCGACCGCGACGGCATCCTGATCCTCGCCGGTTGGGAATGCTGCGACATGTGGGAGTCGGCGGCGAAGACCGGCGGCAAGCCGTGGGATGCCGCCGACATGAAAGTGGCCGAAGACTCCATGGCCAGCGAGGCGCGTCTGCTGCGCAACCACCCGTCCGTGATCGCCTTCCTGATCGGCAGCGACAACGCGCCGCCGCCCGCGATCGCGAAGATGTACGTCGACACCTTGCATGCGGAAGGCTGGACGCTGCCGGTCATCGCGGCGGCCGCGGACCAGGCCACGGCGGAAACCGGGCCGTCCGGCATGAAGATGGCCGGGCCGTACGCGTGGATACCGCCGTCCTACTGGTATGCGGACAAGCTGGGCGGCGCGTTCGGCTTCGACTCCGAGGTCGGCGCGGGCGCCGCGATTCCGCGGATGGAGGACTTGCAACGCATGCTCTCGCCGCAGGAGCAGGAAGCACTCTGGAAGTACCCGCAGACGCGGCAATACCACGCCTCCGCCGCGTGGTCGCCGTTCGCCAGCCTCGCACCGTTCGACCACGCGCTGGCCACGCGCTACGGCGCACCGAAGGGTCTCGCCGACTACGTCGCCAAGGCCCAGCTCGACAACTACGACAACACCCGCGCCGAGTTCGAGGGGTTCAACGCGCACATGGACGCGGCCAGCCCCGCCACCGGCGTGATCCACTGGATGCTCAACAACGCCTGGCCTGCGCTGCACTGGCACCTGTACGACTGGTACCTGAACCCGGCCGGCGCCTACTTCGGCGCGAAGAAGGCCAACGAGCCGCTGCACATCCAGTACGCCTACGACACGCATGGCGTGGTGCTGGTCAACCACACGCTGGCCGATGCGCAGGGTTTGCAGGCCCGCATCCGCGTGCGCAACCTCGACGGCAGCGTGCGCTACGAGCGCAAGCTGCAAGGCATCGCGCTGGCCGGCAACCATGCACAGCAGGTCGCGACACTGCCGGCGCCCGCCGGCCTGTCGCGCACGTACTTCGTCGAGCTGGAACTCGCCGCCGCCGACGGCAAGCCGGTCAGCCGCAACGTCTACTGGCTTTCCACCCAGGCCGACCGGCTCGACTGGCCGCATTCGAACTGGTACCTCACGCCGCTGACGCAGTACGCCGACTTCACTGCGCTGCAGTCGCTGCCGGGCGCGAGCAGCGACGCGCGGGCGAGCGTGCGGCGCGAGGGCGCCCGGGACATCGCCACCGTCACGCTGAGTCTGCCCGCCGGATCCAGCGGTGTGGCGCTGTTCCAGCACCTTTCGATCAGGCAGCCCGCCGACGGCCAACCCGTGCTGCCGGTCCTGTGGAGCGACAATGACGTTACGCTGTGGCCCGGCGAGTCGCTCACCCTGACCGCGCATTTCGCCGCGCAGGGCACGGCGACGCCGATCATCGAAGTGGGCGGATGGAACGTGCCGAGCCGGCGCGTCCCCGTCACCATCGAGCACCCGGCAGGCGCCGACCAAGGAACCACGCATTGA
- a CDS encoding RNA pyrophosphohydrolase, whose amino-acid sequence MIDVDGYRPNVGIVLLNADGRLFWARRINRDGWQFPQGGMRSDETPLEAMYRELEEETGLAPEHVEVVAATRGWLRYKLPQRYVRHHQHPTCIGQKQVWFLLKLVSDEASLRLDACDKPEFDIWRWVDFWYPAAHVVNFKRQVYERALRHFAPLVEGLCRVELGNAPPREDGDPTPDEPRHGWRAA is encoded by the coding sequence ATGATCGACGTCGATGGCTACCGTCCGAATGTGGGCATCGTGCTGCTGAACGCGGACGGCCGCCTGTTCTGGGCGCGCCGCATCAACCGCGACGGCTGGCAGTTCCCGCAGGGCGGCATGCGCAGCGACGAGACGCCGCTGGAAGCGATGTACCGCGAGCTGGAAGAGGAAACCGGCCTGGCGCCCGAGCATGTCGAGGTGGTGGCTGCCACCCGCGGCTGGCTGCGCTACAAGCTGCCGCAGCGCTACGTGCGCCACCACCAGCATCCCACCTGCATCGGCCAGAAGCAGGTCTGGTTCCTGCTCAAGCTGGTCAGCGACGAGGCCTCGCTGCGGCTGGATGCGTGCGACAAGCCCGAGTTCGACATCTGGCGCTGGGTGGATTTCTGGTACCCGGCCGCCCACGTGGTGAACTTCAAGCGGCAGGTGTACGAGCGCGCGCTGCGCCATTTCGCGCCGCTGGTGGAAGGCCTGTGCCGGGTCGAACTGGGCAACGCGCCGCCACGCGAGGACGGCGATCCCACGCCGGACGAACCCCGGCATGGCTGGCGCGCCGCCTGA
- a CDS encoding sulfotransferase family protein: protein MPAAPAAAKPPRKFHFISGLPRSGSTLLAAILNQNPRFHAGMTSPLADIMGVVIAEASSKNDFSFDVSDEQRVAMLRGLVENFYAGHAGGDAAIVFDTSRLWCSRMQLLDMLFPEAKVIACVRQLSWVLDSMERLVRRQPVGVSKVFRFDTNTTVYSRVEALTDPRGMVGFSFQATKDAFYGQYAPGHLLLLTYESLVRNPAAALRAVYQFIGEPWFEHDFDHIAYHADEFDARVGMPGLHTVRPKVEPIERTSVLPREIFGRFMNESFWMDPKNNVSQVPIV, encoded by the coding sequence ATGCCTGCCGCCCCCGCTGCCGCGAAGCCGCCACGGAAGTTCCACTTCATCTCCGGGCTGCCGCGCTCGGGCAGCACGCTGCTGGCCGCCATCCTCAACCAGAACCCGCGCTTCCACGCCGGCATGACCAGCCCGCTCGCCGACATCATGGGCGTGGTGATCGCGGAGGCGAGCAGCAAGAACGATTTTTCGTTCGACGTCTCCGACGAGCAGCGCGTGGCCATGCTGCGCGGCCTGGTCGAGAACTTCTACGCGGGACACGCGGGCGGCGATGCCGCGATCGTGTTCGACACCAGCCGGCTGTGGTGCAGCCGCATGCAGCTGCTCGACATGCTGTTTCCGGAAGCGAAGGTGATCGCCTGCGTGCGCCAGCTGTCCTGGGTGCTGGACAGCATGGAACGGCTGGTGCGCCGGCAGCCGGTCGGCGTCAGCAAGGTGTTCCGCTTCGACACCAACACCACGGTGTACTCGCGCGTCGAGGCGCTCACCGACCCGCGCGGCATGGTGGGCTTCTCCTTCCAGGCCACCAAGGACGCGTTCTACGGCCAGTACGCGCCCGGCCACCTGCTGCTGCTCACCTACGAAAGCCTGGTGCGCAACCCCGCGGCGGCCCTGCGCGCGGTCTACCAGTTCATCGGCGAACCCTGGTTCGAACACGACTTCGACCACATCGCCTACCACGCTGACGAGTTCGACGCCCGCGTCGGCATGCCCGGCCTGCACACCGTGCGCCCCAAGGTGGAGCCGATCGAGCGCACCTCCGTGCTGCCGCGCGAGATCTTCGGCCGCTTCATGAACGAATCGTTCTGGATGGATCCGAAGAACAACGTCAGCCAGGTGCCGATCGTGTGA
- a CDS encoding (2Fe-2S)-binding protein: MRGMYICLCNAVTDHDIRREVADGVRTFAQLQARTGCSDCCGCCEPEARACLAQAIEQHESAVALPAFVATA; the protein is encoded by the coding sequence ATGCGCGGCATGTACATCTGCCTGTGCAACGCCGTCACCGACCACGACATCCGCCGCGAAGTCGCCGATGGCGTGCGCACGTTCGCGCAGCTGCAGGCGCGCACCGGCTGCTCGGACTGCTGCGGCTGCTGCGAACCCGAGGCGCGTGCCTGCCTTGCGCAGGCGATCGAGCAGCACGAATCCGCGGTGGCGCTGCCCGCCTTCGTCGCGACCGCCTGA
- the nudC gene encoding NAD(+) diphosphatase produces the protein MGAATQGNTFAGLSLILDRMAERRDDTAWVAAQAIAPDVRFLLLDAAGRAFLHADRDALRWLDAVERRQLCADTPAWLLGIADGHPHFLLALTDDAHAGALEASLVARRASLREAGLLLHADEAGLFAYAKGLAHWQRETRHCAHCGAPLVIVSAGHRMHCTSAACGRMHFPRTDAAIIVIVEHEGACLLGRQASWPPGRYSTLAGFIEPGEALEDAVRREVMEESGVLVGEVCYHSSQPWPMPASLMVGFTAVARDPAIRLRDRELEDARWFTPRQIADGIADGSFLPSTPLSVSYRLLEHWLRERAGLELDALLAARAVHA, from the coding sequence ATGGGCGCAGCTACGCAGGGCAACACCTTCGCCGGACTCAGCCTGATCCTCGACCGCATGGCCGAACGCCGCGACGACACGGCATGGGTCGCCGCGCAGGCCATCGCGCCCGATGTGCGCTTCCTGCTGCTCGACGCGGCAGGCCGCGCCTTCCTGCACGCCGACCGCGACGCGCTGCGCTGGCTGGATGCCGTCGAGCGCCGACAGCTGTGCGCCGATACGCCCGCGTGGCTGCTCGGCATCGCCGACGGACACCCGCATTTCCTGCTGGCGCTGACGGATGACGCGCACGCCGGCGCACTGGAAGCAAGCCTGGTCGCGCGCCGCGCCAGCCTGCGCGAAGCCGGCCTGCTGCTGCACGCCGACGAGGCTGGCCTGTTCGCCTACGCCAAGGGCCTGGCGCACTGGCAGCGCGAGACGCGGCATTGCGCGCACTGCGGCGCGCCGCTCGTCATCGTCTCCGCCGGCCACCGCATGCACTGCACGAGCGCCGCCTGCGGCCGCATGCATTTCCCGCGCACCGACGCCGCGATCATCGTGATCGTGGAACACGAGGGTGCCTGCCTGCTCGGCCGCCAGGCGAGCTGGCCGCCCGGGCGCTATTCCACGCTGGCCGGCTTCATCGAGCCGGGCGAGGCGCTGGAGGATGCGGTGCGCCGCGAGGTGATGGAGGAATCCGGCGTGCTGGTGGGCGAGGTGTGCTACCACTCCTCGCAGCCTTGGCCGATGCCGGCCTCGCTGATGGTGGGCTTCACCGCCGTGGCCCGCGATCCCGCGATCCGCCTGCGCGACCGCGAGCTGGAAGACGCGCGCTGGTTTACCCCGCGGCAGATCGCCGACGGCATCGCCGACGGCAGCTTCCTGCCCTCCACGCCGCTGTCGGTGTCCTACCGCCTGCTCGAACACTGGCTGCGCGAGCGCGCGGGCCTGGAGCTCGACGCGCTGCTCGCGGCGCGCGCCGTACACGCTTGA
- the bfr gene encoding bacterioferritin, producing the protein MKGDAKVIEFLNKVLYNELTAINQYFLHYRMFKDWGYAELAEHEYKESIEEMKHADRLIERILFLDGLPNLQHLGKLRIGENVLECIQGDLDLELAATKDLRAAIAHSEGIADYVSRDLFKGILHDEEEHIDWLETQQSLVKDIGAERYLQSKMQS; encoded by the coding sequence ATGAAGGGCGACGCCAAGGTCATCGAATTCCTCAACAAGGTGCTCTACAACGAGCTCACCGCGATCAACCAGTACTTCCTGCATTACCGCATGTTCAAGGACTGGGGCTACGCGGAGCTGGCCGAGCACGAGTACAAGGAATCGATCGAGGAAATGAAGCACGCCGATCGCCTGATCGAGCGCATCCTGTTCCTCGACGGCCTGCCGAACCTGCAACACCTCGGCAAGCTGCGCATCGGCGAGAACGTGCTGGAGTGCATCCAGGGCGACCTCGACCTGGAACTGGCTGCCACCAAGGACTTGCGCGCGGCGATCGCGCACAGCGAGGGCATCGCCGACTACGTCAGCCGCGACCTGTTCAAGGGCATCCTGCACGACGAGGAAGAGCACATCGACTGGCTGGAAACCCAGCAGAGTCTGGTCAAGGACATCGGCGCGGAACGCTACCTGCAAAGCAAGATGCAGAGCTGA
- a CDS encoding beta-lactamase induction protein produces MAIRLLVALIALGLLHWQPRLAHWRNDAGFRRWVAQLGDTSGTGRVVLALLLPLVLCALATWLLGLPPLADLLQLLFALAVLLFCFGPHAFEADLEAILAAPDGASREAAAQALGEDGEHVAWQATGLGEATAYAALRRRFGVLFWFFLLGPLGALLYRLTRALGHDDTLRLDAEARGTARRFANALDWIPAQLLVFTLALVGHWDAVIGAWRRWHQQALPNSWLNEGPGFLGAAARADIQVDIEGGEGYAEERSDPLVELRRLRSALLRALLAWLSVVALIVIGGWLR; encoded by the coding sequence ATGGCCATACGTCTGCTCGTCGCCCTGATTGCCCTCGGCCTGCTGCACTGGCAGCCGCGCCTCGCGCACTGGCGCAACGACGCCGGCTTCCGCCGCTGGGTGGCGCAACTGGGCGACACCAGCGGCACGGGTCGCGTGGTGCTGGCGCTGCTGTTGCCGCTGGTGCTGTGCGCGCTGGCGACCTGGCTGCTGGGCCTGCCACCGCTGGCCGACCTGCTGCAGCTGCTGTTCGCGCTGGCGGTGCTGTTGTTCTGCTTCGGCCCGCACGCGTTCGAGGCCGACCTGGAGGCGATCCTCGCCGCGCCGGACGGCGCCAGCCGCGAAGCCGCCGCGCAGGCGCTGGGCGAGGATGGCGAACACGTGGCGTGGCAGGCCACCGGACTGGGCGAGGCCACCGCCTACGCCGCACTGCGCCGGCGCTTCGGCGTGCTGTTCTGGTTCTTCCTGCTCGGCCCGCTGGGCGCGCTACTGTACCGGCTGACGCGCGCGCTGGGCCACGACGACACGTTGCGGCTGGACGCCGAGGCGCGCGGCACCGCACGCCGTTTCGCGAACGCGCTGGACTGGATTCCCGCGCAGCTGCTGGTGTTCACGCTGGCCCTGGTCGGCCACTGGGACGCGGTGATCGGCGCCTGGCGCCGCTGGCACCAGCAGGCCCTGCCGAACAGCTGGCTCAACGAGGGCCCGGGTTTCCTCGGCGCCGCCGCGCGTGCGGACATCCAGGTCGACATCGAGGGCGGCGAAGGCTACGCCGAGGAACGCAGCGATCCGCTCGTCGAGCTGCGACGCCTGCGCAGCGCGCTGCTGCGCGCCCTGCTGGCCTGGCTCAGCGTGGTGGCGTTGATCGTGATCGGCGGCTGGTTGCGCTGA